The Enterobacter asburiae genomic sequence CTGGACCGAAGCGCGAAAAATGTTTCGCAAAAGCCCCTATCTCGACGCTCTGCCGGTGATTTCTGTCGATCTTTCCCGCGTCTCAGCCTACCGCCTGCGTGAAGCGCATGCTGACGGGCAATACTGCACTGCCGAAGTGGCAATTGCGCTTCTGGATTTAGCGGGAGATACCGCTGCGGCTGGTGCCCTGGGCAACCATTTCTCATGCTTCCGGGAGCGCTATCTGGCGGGAAAAACCGTTCATAAGGGCAGCGTCACAGCGCCCGAGCCAGAAAGCGTTTAAAATCATCAGGTCGCTTGCATTCACAGGAGGCCTGCATGAGCCAGCGAGGGTTAGAAGCGCTACTTCGTCCTAAATCCATTGCCGTTATCGGCGCATCAATGAAACCGGATCGTGCTGGCTATCTGATGATGCGCAATCTGCTGGCCGGGGGATTTAATGGCCCCGTCATGCCCGTCACGCCGTCTTATAAGGCCGTTCAGGGAGTGCTTGCATGGCCTGATGTGCAAAGCCTGCCCTTCGTGCCGGATCTTGCCGTACTCTGTACAAACGCGAAGCGTAACCCGGAACTGCTGGAATCACTCGGCAAGAAGGGGTGTAAAACCTGCATTATTCTCTCGTCCCCCCCTGAACAGAAAGCCGAGCTGTTGGCCTGCGCCAGCCGCTATCAAATGCGCATTCTCGGGCCAAACAGTCTGGGCCTGCTCGCCCCCTGGCAGGGGCTGAATGCCAGTTTCTCCCCGGTTCCAATCCGCAAAGGCAAACTCGCATTTATCTCGCAGTCGGCTGCAGTATCGAACACCATCCTCGACTGGGCGCAGCAGCGTGAAATGGGATTCTCCTACTTCATTGCCCTGGGCGACAGCCTGGATATCGACGTTGATGAGCTACTGGATTTTCTGGCGCGCGACGGCAAAACCAGTGCGATCCTGCTTTATCTTGAGCACCTCAGCGACGCGCGTCGTTTTGTCTCGGCTTCGCGAAGCGCTTCGCGCAATAAACCGATCCTGGTGATCAAAAGCGGACGCAGCCCTGCGGCACAGCGTCTGCTGCATTCTCATTCCGGCATGGATCCCGCCTGGGACGCCGCCATTCAGCGCGCGGGGTTGCTGCGGGTACAGGATACGCACGAGCTTTTTTCCGCCGTTGAGACGTTAAGCCATATGCGCCCGTTGCGCGGTGAGAAACTAATGATTGTCAGTAACGGTGCGGCGCCTGCCGCGCTCGCGCTGGACGAGCTGTGGCGGCGCTTCGGCAAGCTGGCAACGCTGAGTGAAGAGACGCTGCAGCGCCTGAAAGAAGCGCTTCCGACCAGCGTGACGCCCGGCAATCCGCTTGATTTGCGTGATGACGCCAGCAGCGACCGCTATATCAGGGCGATATCCATTTTGCTGGATAGCCAGGATTTCGATGCGCTGATGATTATCCACTCTCCCAGCGCGGTCGCGCCGGGCAGTGAAAGCGCGCGCGCGCTCATTGATGCCGTGCGCAACCATCCGCGCGGTAAATACGTTACCCTGCTCACCAACTGGTGCGGTGAGTTTTCCTCTCAGGAGGCGCGGCGCTTGTTCAGCGAGGCCGGGCTGCCAACCTACCGCACGCCGGAAGGCACCATCACCGCATTTATGCATATGGTGGAATATCGCCGCAACCAGAAACAGCTGCGTGAAACACCGGCTTTGCCGGGGAATCTGACGGCGAACACCGTCGACGTTCACCGGCTGTTGCAGCAGGCTATTGAAGAAGGCGCGACCTCGCTTGATACGCATGAGGTCCAGCCCATTCTGGGCAGCTACGGGATGCAAACTCTGCCGACCTGGATCGCCAGCGACAGCGCAGAGGCCGTGCATATAGCCGAACAGATTGGCTATCCGGTGGCCCTGAAGCTCCGCTCCCCGGATATCCCGCATAAGTCTGATGTTCAGGGGGTCATGTTATACCTGCGTACGGCGACTGAGGTGCAGCAGGCAGCTGATGCTATTTTCGACCGGGTCAAAATGGCCTGGCCGCAGGCAAGGATCCACGGATTGCTGGTGCAAAGCATGGCCAACCGCGCGGGAGCTCAGGAATTACGGGTGGTGGTCGAACACGATCCCGTCTTCGGACCGCTCATCATGCTGGGAGAGGGTGGCGTTGAGTGGCGTCCGGAGGAGCAGGCGGTGGTCGCTTTACCACCGCTGAACATGAACCTGGCGCGTTATCTGATCATCCAGGCGATCAAAAGTAAAAAGATCCGTGGCCGGAGTGCGCTGCGCCCGCTTGATATTGCCGGGTTAAGCCAGTTCCTGGTGCAGGTCTCTAACCTGATTGTGGATTGTGCCGAGATCCAGCGGCTGGACATTCATCCGCTGCTCGCCTCAGGCAATGAGTTCACGGCGCTGGACGTGACCCTGGATATCGCGCCATTCGAAGGAGACAGAGAGAGCCGTCTGGCGATCCGCCCGTATCCCCTGCAACTGGAGGAGTGGGTTGAGATGAAGAATGGGGAACGCGCCTTGTTCCGCCCTATTCTGCCGGAAGATGAGCCCCAGCTGCGGGCCTTTATCTCTCAGGTCACGAAAGAGGATCTTTATTATCGCTATTTTAGCGAAATCAACGAATTTACCCACGATGATTTAGCCAATATGACCCAGATCGACTACGATCGAGAAATGGCGTTTGTTGCCGTTCGTCGCTCCGATAAGGGGGATGAGATCCTCGGCGTCACGCGTGCGATTTCTGACCCGGATAACGTCGATGCGGAGTTTGCGGTGCTGGTGCGCTCAGATCTTAAAGGCCTGGGTCTGGGAAGACGGCTGCTGGAAAAACTCATCAGTTATACGCGAGATCACGGATTGTTACGCCTTAATGGCATTACTATGCCTAACAATCGCGGTATGGTGACCCTGGCGCGAAAACTTGGATTTGACGTTGATATTCAGCTGGACGAAGGTATTGTGGCCTTGTCCCTCAGTCTGACATCAGCAGACAAACGCGAGTAAGCTACTGGAAATGTTACCCACTTTGGACGGGACTGGTGGTATCATTGTCCGCTTATGTTGTTTGCATGGTACAGACAACCCTTCAATGAACAGAGAAGAAACGCACTGTGATGTTGTCAAAATTTAAGCGTAATAAACATCAACAACACCTTGCTCAACTACCGAAGATTTCTCAGTCAGTTGATGATGTAGAGTTCTTTTACGCTCCCGCTCATTTTCGGGAGACGCTTCTGGAAAAGATTGCCAGCGCCACGCGACGCGTTTGCATTGTGGCGCTGTATCTTGAACAGGATGAAGGCGGGCGCGGGATCCTGAACGCGCTCTATGAAGCCAAACGTCAGCGCCCGGAACTCGATGTTCGCGTGCTGGTAGACTGGCATCGCGCTCAGCGTGGTCGTATTGGCGCCGCCGCCTCAAACACCAATGCCGACTGGTATTGCCGCACGGCGCAGGAAAATCCTGGCGTCGATGTACCTGTTTATGGCGTCCCGGTTAATACCCGTGAAGCGCTCGGCGTTCTCCATTTCAAGGGCTTCATCATTGATGACAGCGTGCTGTACAGCGGCGCAAGTCTGAATGATGTTTACCTTCATCAGCTCGATAAATACCGCTACGACCGCTACCATCTGATCCGTAATCCGCAGATGGCCGATATCATGTTTAACTGGGTTGATAAAAATCTGGTCCATGGACGCGGTGTTAATCGCCTTGACGATCCCGAGCGCCCTAAAAGCCCGGAAATCAAAAACGATGTTCGCGCCTTCCGCCAGGAGCTGCGTGATGCGGTCTATCATTTCCAGGGCGATGCGAACAACGAAGAGTTATCCGTTACGCCGCTGGTAGGGCTCGGCAAATCAAGCCTGCTGAACAAAACGATCTTCCATCTGATGCCGTGCGCGGAGCAGAAACTCACCATCTGTACGCCGTACTTCAACCTTCCAGCCGTGCTGGTGCGTAATATCATTCAGCTGCTGCGCGACGGTAAAAAAGTGGAAATCATCGTTGGTGATAAAACCGCAAACGACTTCTTCATTCCTGAAGATCAGCCGTTCAAAATCATCGGTGCGCTGCCTTATCTCTATGAGATTAACCTGCGCCGTTTCCTGAGCCGTTTACAGTATTATGTAAACACTGACCAGCTGGTTGTGCGTCTCTGGAAAGACGAAGACAACACTTACCATCTGAAAGGAATGTGGGTCGACGATGAGTGGATGCTGCTGACCGGTAACAACCTGAACCCACGCGCGTGGCGACTGGATCTGGAAAACGCTATCCTGATCCATGACCCGCAGCATGAGCTAGCCGCAAAACGTGAGCGTGAGCTGGAGCTGATTCGCACACATACCACTGTGGTGAATCACTACCGCGAACTGCAGAGCATTGCCGATTATCCGGTGAAAGTCCGCAAGCTTATCCGCCGCTTACGTCGTATTCGTATCGACCGACTTATCAGCCGTATTCTGTAATGTCCAGGCCCTGCCACCCGCAGGGCTTTTTTATGGAGCCCGTTGATGCGTATTCCTCTGTTACTGAGCGTCCTCTTTCTGAGCGGCTGTAGCCATATGGCCAACGATAACTGGTCCGGACAGGATAAAGCCCAGCATTTCCTCGCTTCAGCGATGTTGTCCGCAGCCGGCAATGAATATGCGCAGCATCAGGGATACAGCCGGGATCGTAGTGCGGCAATTGGGTTGATGTTCTCAGTCAGTCTTGGAGCATCAAAAGAACTGTGGGATAGCCGCCCCGCAGGGAGCGGCTGGAGCTGGAAAGATTTCGCCTGGGACGTCGCCGGCGCAACGACCGGCTATGCCGTGTGGCAGATGGCGCGCTATTAAAGTCGAATGCCTTTCCCTTTGCGATGCAGCATCAGGGAGACAATAAAGGCCAGTGCGCCCATTATCGTTACGTACCAGAAGAATGTCGTTTCACTTCCCCATGATTTAAGCGATAACGCAACGTACTCTGCCGATCCACCAAACAACGCATTAGCTACCGCATAAGAGAGCCCTACCCCTAAAGCACGTACCTGCGCCGGGAACATTTCGGCTTTCAGTATTCCGCTAATAGAGGTATAGAAACTGACAATCACCATCGCCAGCATCACCAGCGCAAACGCGGCATACGGCGAAGTCACATGCTGAAGGGCAGACAGAATAGGTACGGTACATAACGCCGACAGCCCGCCAAAAATCAGCATCGACGTACGTCGACCGATTTTATCCGAGAGCGCACCGATAATAGGTTGTATAAGCATAAAGACAAACAGCGCCACGGTCATGACTACGCTGGCAACGTTTGCGTGCATGCCGGTGGTGTTCACCAGGTACTTCTGCATATAGGTCGTGAACGTATAAAAACTGAGAGAGCCGCCCGCAGTAAAGCCCAGCACCATCAGGAAAGCTTTACGGTTACGCCATAACCCTTTGAATGTTCCCGCCTCCTTCAGCGTTCTGACTTCCTTCTGAGAGGTTTCATCTAACTGACGGCGCAGCCAAAGTGCGACAACCGCCAGTACTGCGCCCATCGCGAAAGGAATTCGCCATCCCCAGGCGTGAAGTTGTTCATCCGTCAGAATTTGCTGCAGGATCACCACCACAAGAATGGCCAGCAGTTGACCACCAATCAGCGTGACATACTGGAATGAGGCGTAAAAACCTTTACGGCCTTCCAGTGCAATCTCACTCATGTAGGTCGCACTGGTACCGTATTCACCGCCCACCGATAATCCCTGAAATAAGCGGGCCAGTAAAAGTAGCGCCGGTGCCCAGGTACCAATCGATTCATATCCCGGTAAGCAGGCGATCACCAGAGAACCAAAGCACATCATGCACACCGAGATCAGCATAGAAGCCTTACGGCCGCGACGATCCGCAATGCGACCGAACAGCCAGCCCCCGATGGGTCGCATTAAAAACCCTGCAGCAAAAACCCCCGCTGTTTGTAGCAGCTGCGTTGTGGTGTTGCCGGATGGGAAAAAAATATGTGCGAAGTAGAGTGAACAGAATGAGTAGACGTAAAAGTCGAACCATTCAACCAGATTCCCTGAAGAGGCGCTGACGATTGCCCATACCCTTCTTCGGGTATCACTGTTAGCCAGCGTCCCGTTTGATGTAATGCTTTCTGTCATTGTGATTATGCTCCTGCCATAAACAGCGGCGTATTGAGCCATGAGACTCAATTACCTCGTAAATGAAATGTTATAATTTTGTTATAAATAACATTGCGACAGGGATCACACATTCCATTAGCAGGATAATGGATTAAGAGAAAGGCCAGAGAGGATAAGCACAAAGCAAAAAACCCCGCACCTTACGGTACGGGGTTCTTCTAATTGATGCCTGGCAGTTCCCTACTCTCACATGGGGAGACCCCACACTACCATCGGCGCTACGGCGTTTCACTTCTGAGTTCGGCATGGGGTCAGGTGGGACCACCGCGCTAAAGCCGCCAGGCAAATTCTGTTAAATCTGTATCAAAGCTGAAAATCTTCTGTCTCTTCGCCGAAACAGCTTCGGCGTTGTAAGGTTAAGCCTCACGGTTCATTAGTATCGGTTAGCTCAACGCATCGCTGCGCTTACACACCCGACCTATCAACGTCGTAGTCTTCAACGTTCCTTCAGGACCCTTAAAGGGTCAGGGAGAACTCATCTCGGGGCAAGTTTCGTGCTTAGATGCTTTCAGCACTTATCTTTTCCGCATTTAGCTACCGGGCAGTGCCATTGGCATGACAACCCGAACACCAGTGATGCGTCCACTCCGGTCCTCTCGTACTAGGAGCAGCCCCCTCAATTCTCCAGCGCCCACGGCAGATAGGGACCGAACTGTCTCACGACGTTCTAAACCCAGCTCGCGTACCACTTTAAATGGCGAACAGCCATACCCTTGGGACCTACTTCAGCCCCAGGATGTGATGAGCCGACATCGAGGTGCCAAACACCGCCGTCGATATGAACTCTTGGGCGGTATCAGCCTGTTATCCCCGGAGTACCTTTTATCCGTTGAGCGATGGCCCTTCCATTCAGAACCACCGGATCACTATGACCTGCTTTCGCACCTGCTCGAGCCGTCACTCTCGCAGTCAAGCTAGCTTATGCCATTGCACTAACCTCCTGATGTCCGACCAGGATTAGCTAACCTTCGTGCTCCTCCGTTACTCTTTGGGAGGAGACCGCCCCAGTCAAACTACCCACCAGACACTGTCCGCAACCCGGATCACGGGTCTACGTTAGAACACCAGCCATTAAAGGGTGGTATTTCAAGGTTGGCTCCACGCAGACTGGCGTCCACGCTTCAAAGCCTCCCACCTATCCTACACATCAAGGACCAGTGTTCAGTGTCAAGCTATAGTAAAGGTTCACGGGGTCTTTCCGTCTTGCCGCGGGTACACTGCATCTTCACAGCGAGTTCAATTTCACTGAGTCTCGGGTGGAGACAGCCTGGCCATCATTACGCCATTCGTGCAGGTCGGAACTTACCCGACAAGGAATTTCGCTACCTTAGGACCGTTATAGTTACGGCCGCCGTTTACCGGGGCTTCGATCAAGAGCTTCGCGTTGCCGCTAACCCCATCAATTAACCTTCCGGCACCGGGCAGGCGTCACACCGTATACGTCCACTTTCGTGTTTGCACAGTGCTGTGTTTTTAATAAACAGTTGCAGCCAGCTGGTATCTTCGACTGATTTCAGCTCCACCCGCAGGGGCTTCACCTACATATCAGCGTGCCTTCTCCCGAAGTTACGGCACCATTTTGCCTAGTTCCTTCACCCGAGTTCTCTCAAGCGCCTTGGTATTCTCTACCTGACCACCTGTGTCGGTTTGGGGTACGATTTGATGTTACCTGATGCTTAGAGGCTTTTCCTGGAAGCAGGGCATTTGTTACTTCAGCACCGTAGTGCCTCGTCATCACACCTCAGCGTTATAAACGTACCGGATTTACCTAATCGTTCCGCCTACATGCTTAAACCGGGACAACCGTCGCCCGGCTAACATAGCCTTCTCCGTCCCCCTTCGCAGTAACACCAAGTACAGGAATATTAACCTGTTTCCCATCGACTACGCCTTTCGGCCTCGCCTTAGGGGTCGACTCACCCTGCCCCGATTAACGTTGGACAGGAACCCTTGGTCTTCCGGCGAGCGGGCTTTTCACCCGCTTTATCGTTACTTATGTCAGCATTCGCACTTCTGATACCTCCAGCATGCCTCACAGCACACCTTCAACGGCTTACAGAACGCTCCCCTACCCAACAACGCATAAGCGTCGCTGCCGCAGCTTCGGTGCATGGTTTAGCCCGTTACATTTCCGCGCAGGCCGACTCGACCAGTGAGCTATTACGCTTTCTTTAAATGATGGCTGCTTCTAAGCCAACATCCTGGCTGTCTGTGCCTTCCCACATCGTTTCCCACTTAACCATGACTTTGGGACCTTAGCTGGCGGTCTGGGTTGTTTCCCTCTTCACGACGGACGTTAGCACCCGCCGTGTGTCTCCGTGATAACATTCTTCGGTATTCGTAGTTTGCATCGGGTTGGTAAGCCGGGATGGCCCCCTAGCCGAAACAGTGCTCTACCCCCGAAGATGAGTTCACGA encodes the following:
- a CDS encoding bifunctional acetate--CoA ligase family protein/GNAT family N-acetyltransferase; the encoded protein is MSQRGLEALLRPKSIAVIGASMKPDRAGYLMMRNLLAGGFNGPVMPVTPSYKAVQGVLAWPDVQSLPFVPDLAVLCTNAKRNPELLESLGKKGCKTCIILSSPPEQKAELLACASRYQMRILGPNSLGLLAPWQGLNASFSPVPIRKGKLAFISQSAAVSNTILDWAQQREMGFSYFIALGDSLDIDVDELLDFLARDGKTSAILLYLEHLSDARRFVSASRSASRNKPILVIKSGRSPAAQRLLHSHSGMDPAWDAAIQRAGLLRVQDTHELFSAVETLSHMRPLRGEKLMIVSNGAAPAALALDELWRRFGKLATLSEETLQRLKEALPTSVTPGNPLDLRDDASSDRYIRAISILLDSQDFDALMIIHSPSAVAPGSESARALIDAVRNHPRGKYVTLLTNWCGEFSSQEARRLFSEAGLPTYRTPEGTITAFMHMVEYRRNQKQLRETPALPGNLTANTVDVHRLLQQAIEEGATSLDTHEVQPILGSYGMQTLPTWIASDSAEAVHIAEQIGYPVALKLRSPDIPHKSDVQGVMLYLRTATEVQQAADAIFDRVKMAWPQARIHGLLVQSMANRAGAQELRVVVEHDPVFGPLIMLGEGGVEWRPEEQAVVALPPLNMNLARYLIIQAIKSKKIRGRSALRPLDIAGLSQFLVQVSNLIVDCAEIQRLDIHPLLASGNEFTALDVTLDIAPFEGDRESRLAIRPYPLQLEEWVEMKNGERALFRPILPEDEPQLRAFISQVTKEDLYYRYFSEINEFTHDDLANMTQIDYDREMAFVAVRRSDKGDEILGVTRAISDPDNVDAEFAVLVRSDLKGLGLGRRLLEKLISYTRDHGLLRLNGITMPNNRGMVTLARKLGFDVDIQLDEGIVALSLSLTSADKRE
- the pssA gene encoding CDP-diacylglycerol--serine O-phosphatidyltransferase yields the protein MLSKFKRNKHQQHLAQLPKISQSVDDVEFFYAPAHFRETLLEKIASATRRVCIVALYLEQDEGGRGILNALYEAKRQRPELDVRVLVDWHRAQRGRIGAAASNTNADWYCRTAQENPGVDVPVYGVPVNTREALGVLHFKGFIIDDSVLYSGASLNDVYLHQLDKYRYDRYHLIRNPQMADIMFNWVDKNLVHGRGVNRLDDPERPKSPEIKNDVRAFRQELRDAVYHFQGDANNEELSVTPLVGLGKSSLLNKTIFHLMPCAEQKLTICTPYFNLPAVLVRNIIQLLRDGKKVEIIVGDKTANDFFIPEDQPFKIIGALPYLYEINLRRFLSRLQYYVNTDQLVVRLWKDEDNTYHLKGMWVDDEWMLLTGNNLNPRAWRLDLENAILIHDPQHELAAKRERELELIRTHTTVVNHYRELQSIADYPVKVRKLIRRLRRIRIDRLISRIL
- a CDS encoding YfiM family lipoprotein, which gives rise to MRIPLLLSVLFLSGCSHMANDNWSGQDKAQHFLASAMLSAAGNEYAQHQGYSRDRSAAIGLMFSVSLGASKELWDSRPAGSGWSWKDFAWDVAGATTGYAVWQMARY
- a CDS encoding MFS transporter, with the protein product MTESITSNGTLANSDTRRRVWAIVSASSGNLVEWFDFYVYSFCSLYFAHIFFPSGNTTTQLLQTAGVFAAGFLMRPIGGWLFGRIADRRGRKASMLISVCMMCFGSLVIACLPGYESIGTWAPALLLLARLFQGLSVGGEYGTSATYMSEIALEGRKGFYASFQYVTLIGGQLLAILVVVILQQILTDEQLHAWGWRIPFAMGAVLAVVALWLRRQLDETSQKEVRTLKEAGTFKGLWRNRKAFLMVLGFTAGGSLSFYTFTTYMQKYLVNTTGMHANVASVVMTVALFVFMLIQPIIGALSDKIGRRTSMLIFGGLSALCTVPILSALQHVTSPYAAFALVMLAMVIVSFYTSISGILKAEMFPAQVRALGVGLSYAVANALFGGSAEYVALSLKSWGSETTFFWYVTIMGALAFIVSLMLHRKGKGIRL